A single Agrococcus sp. ARC_14 DNA region contains:
- a CDS encoding HNH endonuclease signature motif containing protein: MGTSEQAQAAVDAARSLLGASTSLGLAPADDIVELLARTAELTRLVEAQQVLIAAQVAERSKGPDDESLCRRLGHRSAKSALTSAFGCRGRQAGDLLAMAAATTATIGLSGVTIPVRYPRVAEALAAGELSLPQAQAIVQTLEPAAPRADADDLAWAESALVDAAVEPDAPLVPELLVVQARAYAAVLDPDGVLPDAERQRAMRSLRIGRRTDGMWQITMVCPAEQGAAFKALLDAYTGPRVQVAFREDDDDDGATRAAEAANSAAGGPGPEGAEVSVDDRTPEQIRHDVLVGLVQAHAASGDAPTVGGEPPVLVYTGTIEAYAAYLRGDPQRDRRLTIEHTGDLVPMEHAARLLCDARVQVAVRDDCGHVLQLGRAQRLFSPAQRRALALRDRGCRAPGCQMPAAWCEAHHIVPWRSDGPTDTDNGILLCIYHHHEVHAGRLLVEPAGPNPGQWRVVSQLRSLRSSGARGMQRLASRAALVSGAAPSLASVAAPSLASGTELSLASGTEPSLASDAAPTLAVRVRDRHRASRRPATAQPGPARLGPNGGAQRTAEHHLRQLLARRGGRRPTTARVDLPPPPLLHLRR, translated from the coding sequence ATGGGTACGAGCGAGCAGGCGCAGGCGGCGGTCGACGCTGCGCGCTCGCTGCTGGGGGCGAGCACGTCGCTCGGCCTGGCTCCCGCCGATGACATCGTCGAGCTGCTGGCGCGCACTGCCGAGCTGACGCGCCTGGTCGAGGCGCAGCAGGTGCTGATCGCGGCCCAGGTGGCAGAGCGCTCGAAGGGCCCCGACGACGAGTCGCTGTGCCGGCGGCTCGGGCATCGCAGCGCGAAGTCGGCGCTGACGTCGGCGTTCGGCTGCCGCGGTCGCCAGGCGGGAGATCTGCTGGCGATGGCGGCCGCGACGACCGCGACCATCGGCCTCTCGGGCGTCACGATCCCGGTCCGGTATCCGCGCGTCGCTGAGGCGCTCGCCGCCGGCGAGCTCTCGTTGCCCCAGGCGCAGGCGATCGTGCAGACGCTCGAGCCCGCGGCCCCGCGCGCCGATGCCGACGACCTCGCCTGGGCGGAGTCCGCCCTGGTCGATGCGGCCGTCGAGCCAGACGCGCCGCTCGTGCCAGAGCTGCTGGTCGTGCAGGCGCGGGCCTACGCGGCCGTGCTCGATCCGGACGGCGTGCTTCCCGACGCTGAACGGCAGCGCGCCATGCGATCGCTGCGCATCGGTCGCCGCACCGACGGCATGTGGCAGATCACGATGGTCTGCCCTGCCGAGCAGGGCGCCGCGTTCAAGGCGCTGCTGGATGCGTACACGGGGCCACGCGTGCAGGTCGCGTTCCGCGAAGACGACGATGACGACGGCGCGACCCGAGCCGCGGAAGCCGCGAACTCCGCAGCCGGTGGCCCCGGACCCGAGGGCGCCGAGGTGTCGGTCGACGACCGCACACCCGAGCAGATCCGGCACGACGTGCTGGTCGGGCTGGTGCAGGCGCACGCGGCCTCCGGCGATGCGCCGACGGTCGGCGGCGAGCCGCCCGTGCTCGTCTACACCGGCACGATCGAGGCGTACGCCGCCTACCTCCGTGGTGACCCGCAGCGCGATCGGCGCCTCACGATCGAGCACACGGGCGACCTCGTGCCGATGGAGCACGCCGCGCGCCTCCTCTGCGACGCGAGGGTGCAGGTCGCCGTCCGCGATGACTGCGGCCACGTGCTGCAGCTGGGCCGTGCGCAGCGCCTCTTCAGCCCTGCGCAGCGGCGGGCGCTCGCCCTCCGCGATCGCGGGTGCCGGGCCCCCGGCTGCCAGATGCCGGCCGCCTGGTGCGAGGCCCACCACATCGTCCCCTGGCGGAGCGATGGGCCGACAGACACCGACAACGGCATCCTCCTGTGCATCTATCACCACCACGAAGTGCACGCGGGGCGCCTGCTCGTCGAGCCGGCGGGGCCGAATCCGGGCCAGTGGCGCGTCGTGTCGCAGCTGCGGTCGTTGCGGAGCAGCGGCGCGCGGGGGATGCAGAGGCTCGCGTCGCGCGCAGCACTCGTCAGTGGTGCTGCACCGTCGCTGGCTAGTGTCGCCGCGCCGTCGCTCGCCTCAGGCACCGAGTTGTCGCTCGCCTCAGGCACCGAGCCGTCGCTCGCCTCGGACGCCGCACCGACCCTCGCTGTCCGCGTGCGCGACCGTCATCGCGCCTCCCGACGCCCTGCCACCGCGCAGCCCGGCCCTGCCCGGCTCGGCCCGAACGGCGGCGCCCAGCGGACGGCCGAGCACCATCTGCGCCAGCTGCTCGCTCGAAGGGGCGGCCGGCGCCCCACGACGGCCCGCGTCGATCTCCCACCGCCGCCGCTGCTGCATCTGCGGAGATGA
- a CDS encoding dihydrodipicolinate synthase family protein, with the protein MFTGLSAFPLTPLRDDQVDLDAFGRIITMLAGSGVDSITALGSTGSYAYLDRDERQRVVAAAVAAAGDTPVIAGIGALRTSHAIAYARDAVDAGAQAVLLAPLTYQALTVEDVYGFYGDVLGHLTVPLVVYDNPGTTHFTFTDELYGRLAALPGVASIKIPGLPAGVTAEQRVARIRDVVPERVTIGISGDPFAADALNGGCDAWYSVIAGTLPEPALRITRAALTGDAAGAAAESARLQPLWDLFAEHGGSNRVVAAIAEELGLAPANSLPLPIRGLDASARARLLDTLATLELR; encoded by the coding sequence ATGTTCACCGGACTGAGCGCCTTCCCCCTCACTCCCCTGCGCGACGACCAGGTCGATCTGGACGCCTTCGGCCGCATCATCACGATGCTCGCAGGCAGCGGGGTCGACTCCATCACCGCGCTGGGCTCCACCGGTTCCTACGCCTACCTCGATCGCGACGAGCGGCAGCGCGTGGTCGCCGCGGCCGTGGCCGCCGCAGGCGACACGCCCGTGATCGCCGGGATCGGCGCGCTCCGCACGTCCCACGCGATCGCCTACGCCCGCGATGCCGTGGACGCCGGCGCGCAGGCAGTGCTGCTGGCACCGCTCACCTATCAAGCGCTCACCGTCGAGGACGTCTACGGGTTCTACGGGGATGTGCTCGGTCACCTGACCGTGCCGTTGGTCGTCTACGACAACCCCGGCACCACCCACTTCACCTTCACCGACGAGCTCTACGGGAGGCTGGCGGCGCTGCCGGGCGTCGCCTCGATCAAGATCCCGGGCCTGCCCGCTGGCGTGACGGCCGAGCAGCGCGTCGCGCGGATCCGCGACGTCGTGCCCGAGCGCGTCACGATCGGCATCTCCGGCGACCCCTTCGCCGCCGACGCGCTGAACGGCGGCTGCGACGCCTGGTACTCCGTCATCGCCGGCACCCTTCCCGAACCGGCGCTGCGGATCACCCGCGCGGCGCTCACCGGTGACGCGGCTGGCGCCGCAGCCGAGTCAGCACGACTGCAACCGCTGTGGGATCTGTTCGCCGAGCACGGCGGCAGCAATCGCGTGGTCGCGGCGATCGCCGAGGAGCTCGGCCTCGCGCCCGCGAACAGCCTGCCCCTGCCCATCCGCGGGCTCGACGCGTCAGCACGCGCTCGCCTGCTCGACACGCTCGCGACCCTGGAGCTGCGCTGA
- a CDS encoding zinc-dependent alcohol dehydrogenase family protein, with translation MRALVIDAVRGLPAVRDVPHPSPPDGGVVVQVLATGLCRSDWHAWAGHDEIALPHVPGHELAGVISAVGPGVRRWQVGDRVTVPFVCGCGRCEWCLAGDAQVCPEQQQPGFTHWGSFAEHVALHAADANLVAIPDGIDVATAASLGCRFATAYRALVGRARVAPGEWVTVIGAGGVGLSAVMIAHALGARVVAVDRNPSALQLAAELGAAHTVLADGRDVSAAVAALTDGGSHVSVDAVGSEQTASDAVLSLRRRGRHVQVGLLPPVDGHPRVPLSRVIAWELDLLGSHGMAAGDYPGMLALIEQGVLEPQRLVERTVGLEEAGRLLPAFDRSTATGITMIDPRR, from the coding sequence ATGCGCGCTCTCGTGATCGACGCCGTCCGCGGCCTGCCTGCGGTGCGCGACGTGCCGCATCCGTCGCCACCAGATGGCGGCGTCGTCGTGCAGGTGCTCGCGACCGGGCTCTGCCGCAGCGACTGGCACGCGTGGGCGGGGCACGACGAGATCGCGCTCCCGCACGTGCCGGGGCACGAGCTCGCCGGGGTGATCTCGGCGGTCGGGCCGGGCGTGCGGCGATGGCAGGTCGGCGACCGCGTGACCGTGCCGTTCGTGTGCGGATGCGGCCGGTGCGAGTGGTGCCTCGCCGGCGATGCGCAGGTGTGCCCCGAGCAGCAGCAGCCCGGCTTCACGCACTGGGGATCGTTCGCCGAGCACGTCGCCCTGCACGCGGCCGACGCCAATCTGGTCGCGATCCCCGACGGCATCGACGTCGCGACCGCAGCGAGCCTCGGGTGCCGATTCGCGACCGCCTATCGGGCGCTGGTGGGCCGAGCGCGGGTCGCGCCGGGGGAGTGGGTGACGGTCATCGGAGCCGGCGGTGTCGGCCTCAGCGCCGTCATGATCGCCCACGCGCTCGGCGCACGCGTGGTCGCGGTCGACCGCAACCCATCCGCCCTCCAGCTCGCGGCGGAGCTGGGCGCCGCCCACACGGTGCTCGCCGACGGCCGCGACGTGTCGGCCGCCGTCGCGGCGCTCACCGATGGAGGCAGCCACGTCTCGGTCGACGCCGTCGGCAGCGAGCAGACGGCATCGGATGCGGTGCTCAGCCTGCGCAGGCGCGGCCGACACGTGCAGGTCGGCCTCCTCCCGCCGGTCGACGGGCATCCGCGGGTGCCGCTGTCGCGCGTGATCGCGTGGGAGCTCGACCTGCTCGGCAGCCACGGCATGGCCGCGGGCGACTACCCGGGCATGCTCGCGCTCATCGAGCAGGGTGTGCTCGAGCCGCAGCGCCTGGTCGAGCGCACCGTCGGGCTCGAGGAGGCGGGGCGGCTGCTGCCCGCGTTCGATCGTTCGACGGCGACAGGCATCACGATGATCGACCCGCGGCGCTGA
- a CDS encoding nitronate monooxygenase, with translation MHHGAPTATLPAPLDRSKPVVVAPMAGGPSSPALVAAATGAGHFAQLAGGYLSTDALRAQIDEVRSRGVGAFGVNLFVPNTHAIDPSAYERYWDALLADGAPHTAGVERPALREDDDEWGRKLELLLAERVPVVSFTFGLPEAGVFERLRAAGITSMQTVTSAAEAQQAERAGADVLVVQGAAAGGHSGVWAPHALPEELTLTALVQRVRAAIGLPIVAAGGVVRRAQVEELLAAGAGAVAVGTAVLRADEAGTSAVHRAALADPRFERTELTRAFTGRPARALVNRFVEAHRDAPSGYPAVHHMTRPLRAAAAAAGDASAVHLWAGEGWREARAGAVVDILAELTP, from the coding sequence ATGCACCATGGAGCACCGACAGCCACGCTGCCCGCGCCGCTCGATCGATCGAAGCCGGTCGTCGTCGCCCCGATGGCCGGCGGGCCGAGCTCGCCCGCACTGGTGGCCGCTGCCACCGGCGCAGGCCATTTCGCACAGCTCGCCGGCGGCTACCTGTCGACCGACGCCCTGCGCGCTCAGATCGACGAGGTGCGATCGCGCGGCGTCGGCGCGTTCGGCGTGAACCTCTTCGTGCCCAACACGCACGCGATCGACCCCTCCGCCTACGAGCGGTACTGGGATGCGCTCCTCGCCGATGGCGCGCCCCACACCGCAGGCGTCGAGCGGCCTGCGCTCCGCGAGGACGACGACGAGTGGGGACGCAAGCTCGAGCTCCTGCTCGCCGAACGTGTGCCGGTGGTCAGCTTCACCTTCGGACTGCCGGAAGCCGGGGTGTTCGAGCGGCTGCGAGCTGCGGGCATCACGTCGATGCAGACCGTCACGTCGGCGGCGGAGGCGCAGCAGGCTGAGCGAGCCGGCGCCGACGTGCTCGTGGTGCAGGGCGCCGCAGCCGGCGGCCACTCCGGAGTCTGGGCGCCGCACGCGCTGCCGGAGGAGCTCACCCTCACCGCGCTGGTGCAGCGCGTGCGCGCTGCCATCGGCCTGCCGATCGTCGCCGCGGGCGGCGTCGTGCGCCGGGCCCAGGTCGAGGAGCTGCTGGCCGCCGGCGCTGGCGCCGTCGCCGTCGGCACTGCGGTGCTGCGCGCCGACGAGGCCGGCACCTCCGCCGTCCACCGCGCCGCGCTCGCCGACCCGCGCTTCGAGCGCACCGAGCTCACCCGAGCGTTCACGGGCCGTCCGGCGCGTGCCCTGGTGAACCGGTTCGTCGAGGCACACCGAGACGCGCCGTCTGGCTATCCCGCGGTGCACCACATGACACGGCCGCTCCGAGCGGCTGCGGCGGCCGCCGGCGACGCCTCCGCCGTGCACCTGTGGGCCGGCGAGGGCTGGCGCGAGGCTCGCGCCGGCGCCGTCGTCGACATCCTGGCCGAGCTCACCCCGTAG
- a CDS encoding sugar nucleotide-binding protein translates to MDAQARPHSVLLIGCGQLGTDLGSRLVDEGVRVAALRRDASHLPSSFERIAADLRRPLERPLPEVDAMVITLPPDTAATADPAASFRASLRSLAHALPVVPRRVLFVSSTRVFDGAPGERPIDERDAPVPASERANALREAELLAQDLLDAHIIRPAGIYGPGRESLIRRVVAGTPMQHTRRTNRIHSTDLTRALHAMLHLEAPPRILHAVDQAPAPLGDVVTHIAARLGIAPPPAIEPAVGGGTVLRGTPLTETLGALTHPTYRSGYDELLADRSLAVPASGLPDRPEP, encoded by the coding sequence ATGGATGCACAGGCGCGGCCGCACAGCGTGCTGCTCATCGGATGCGGGCAGCTCGGCACCGACCTTGGCTCGCGCTTGGTCGACGAGGGCGTTCGGGTGGCGGCCCTCCGTCGCGACGCGTCACACCTGCCCAGCAGCTTCGAGCGCATCGCGGCAGACCTGCGACGACCGCTCGAGCGACCTCTGCCCGAGGTCGACGCGATGGTGATCACGCTGCCGCCCGACACAGCGGCGACGGCCGATCCGGCGGCGAGCTTCCGCGCATCGCTGCGCAGCCTCGCCCATGCGCTGCCCGTGGTGCCGCGTCGCGTGCTGTTCGTGTCGTCGACGCGCGTCTTCGACGGCGCACCCGGCGAGCGACCGATCGACGAGCGCGACGCGCCGGTGCCGGCCTCAGAGCGAGCGAACGCGCTGCGCGAGGCGGAGCTCCTCGCGCAGGATCTGCTCGACGCCCACATCATCCGACCGGCCGGCATCTACGGCCCGGGTCGTGAGTCGCTCATCCGTCGCGTGGTCGCCGGGACCCCGATGCAGCACACCCGGCGCACCAACCGCATCCACTCGACCGATCTCACGCGCGCGCTGCACGCGATGCTGCACCTCGAAGCGCCTCCGCGCATCCTGCACGCCGTGGATCAGGCGCCTGCGCCGCTCGGCGACGTCGTGACCCACATCGCCGCACGCCTCGGCATCGCGCCGCCCCCGGCGATCGAGCCCGCCGTCGGCGGCGGCACCGTGCTGCGCGGCACGCCGCTGACCGAGACGCTCGGCGCGCTCACGCACCCCACCTATCGATCCGGCTACGACGAGCTGCTCGCCGATCGTTCCCTGGCTGTGCCGGCGAGCGGCCTCCCAGATCGCCCCGAGCCCTGA
- a CDS encoding RNA polymerase sigma factor — translation MTALPRVDRALEAAAPALLGYFLRRTDDPHDAAALLNETLFTAWRAAGRMPKDEERARMWLFGIARNTLRHHERGQRRRTAAVLELSKVIAAAPRLLADDDAVGVRDAVASLPTELAELIRLVHWDGFSVEQAAALLRIPASTARSRHARAKALLRAALADEPDWAAPKAALMDGVRP, via the coding sequence ATGACGGCCCTTCCGCGTGTCGATCGAGCCCTCGAGGCGGCTGCTCCGGCGTTGCTCGGCTACTTCCTGCGCCGCACCGATGATCCCCACGACGCCGCCGCTCTCCTGAACGAGACGCTCTTCACCGCGTGGCGCGCGGCAGGGCGGATGCCGAAGGACGAGGAACGTGCGCGGATGTGGCTGTTCGGGATCGCGCGCAACACGCTCCGGCATCACGAGCGCGGGCAGCGGCGGAGGACCGCCGCCGTGCTCGAGCTCAGCAAGGTCATCGCGGCGGCACCCCGCCTGCTCGCCGACGACGACGCGGTCGGCGTGCGGGATGCCGTCGCATCGCTGCCGACGGAGCTGGCGGAGCTGATCCGGCTCGTGCACTGGGACGGATTCTCGGTCGAGCAGGCTGCCGCCCTGCTGCGCATCCCGGCGTCGACGGCTCGCAGCCGGCACGCACGCGCGAAGGCGCTGCTGCGCGCTGCGCTCGCGGACGAGCCGGACTGGGCTGCGCCGAAGGCTGCGCTCATGGACGGGGTGCGCCCATGA